From the genome of Symphalangus syndactylus isolate Jambi chromosome 13, NHGRI_mSymSyn1-v2.1_pri, whole genome shotgun sequence:
ttgagatggtgtcttgttctgttgcccaggctggagagcagtggcatgatctcagctcactgcaaactctgcctcccagattcaagtgattctcctgcctcagcctcctgagtagctgagattgcaggtgcccgccaccacacctggttgatctttgcatttttagtggagacaggatttcgccatgatggccaagttggtctcgaactcctgacctcaagtgatctgcccacctcagcctcccaaagtgctgggatgacaggcgtgagccaccgtgcccagtctcaACACTACTGTAAATCTATAATAATTGAAAACAGTGCACATTAGGCAAGCAGATCACAGAAATGAAGACTACAGACACAGACCCCAAGTATGGGAATTCAGTAAATGAAAAAGTTTCATTTCAATCCAGTTAAGAAAGAATTGATTGCAGCCTACATAACTGGTATCAGAATAATGAGCAActtattgagaaaaataaaatatattctccacAGAAAAGGAACATCTTCACTGCACTGATTTGGCCCCAAGACTTTTTTGCTCTAGTtttattaatacaattttttaaaataataatttaccaACACTGATGAATTTTCCATGAGAATTTTTTTGGGgattaaatcaattttatttttccttaatcaATTTGCCATATAGcataattaaaacatttctaattatcaccatttctaatttttgtttttctttttccccatttctatttttatcttattaaaattattttcattaagaccaaaatttattttcatttaaatcttcTAATGGCTTGCAGCAAATTGTGTTTTTCTGAACAAATCTTTCAGTTAAAACTTTTGCCGCTCTTAGGGAAAAACTAGTATTAGAAAAAAACAGAggccgagtatggtggctcatgcctgtaatcccagcactttgggaggccgaggcgggcggatcacgaggtcaggagattgagaccatcctggctaatacagtgaaacccgatctctactaaaacatacaaaaaattagctgggcgtggtggtgggcgcctgtagtcccagctacagctactctggaggctgatatgggagaatggtgtgaacccaggatgtggagctttcagtgagccaagatcatgccactgcactctagcctgggtgacagagcaagactccgtcccaaaaaaaaaaaaaaaaagattttttatttttataatcttagAGTAGAAAAAACCTTTCTATACATAACCCAAAGCCAAAGCCATAAAGGGAGTTTTCTTCTACTAGCATTGATTCTATGAAGTCAAATATTACAGATAAAaatttgtcaaaaatattttattctggatGTAActagttaataatttatttttaccatGTGCATTTGTAAATGTCAACTTTAATTTGTGTTGATTACAGAATAGTAAGGTCAAAAATCCTGTATCTGATTATTACCTTACAGTTTATACACAAATAAATTCCAGGTGGATTAGAAATTGTACAATACAATAATcctaaataacaaaatattcaaaacaaaataaaagcagatttttttcaaaataacctTGGAGATAGTTCCGGTGGCGACTGCAGCGCATGGCGGTGAGCGGTGTGGAGAAGCCGCGCGGGTGGCTGGGCCTTGTACTGTTGGCGGCTCTCGGTGACCCTCGTGGTACCCCCCTTTCTTCAGGCCCTAGGACATCTTGCTGGGGAGGCAGCGGCGGCCCCAGGCCCGGGTACTCCCTGCGCATCCCGCAGAGACCGGCTTCCTGGCCAGGTTTCCAGCGCCCGGAATCCTTCCACTGCCTGTTTCTGCCCAGGGAAACCTACGTGCAGTAACCCTGACTCCAGAGCTCACCCGTTAGGTGATGAAGGCGGCGCAGCGtcgaaaaaacaaaagaataagaagaaaaccCGGAACAGGGCCTCTGTGGCAAATGGAGGCGAGAAGGCCTCAGAGAAACCCGCCCCAGAAGAAGTTCCCCTAAGCGCTGAGGCCCAGGCACAACAGTTGGCCCAGGAATCGGCTTGGTGTGTGGAGCAACTGGAGCTGGGCCTCAAGAGGCAGAAACCCACCCCGAAACAGAAAGAGCAGGCTATTGGAGCAATTCGAACCGTGCGCAGCAAAAGAACGCCCCTGCCCTGGAAGAGGCAGCTGATGCACTCTTTGTTTGGAGACTATAGTGCTCAGATGGAAGCCGAATGGCGTGAGGCCCTGCAGGCTCTCAGAGCTGCTGCTTATTCAGCCCAGGTGCAGCCTGTAGATGGAGCCACCGGAAAGAAGAGCCGAAGGGTCTGCAGGCCTCGCCCTATGTGGAGAGCCAAAGCCACTCTGGACGTTCCTGATGAAGAGTTTAGGTTCAATTTCTTTTAGCTTCTCCCCCAACCTGAAACAATCCGCCTCCCTTGGGGTGGTGTAGGGGTTTGTTTTGAGTGCAGAGCGTTTCCAGGACTTCTGTTGTCAGAGAACCCTGGAGTTGGTCTGTCCCTGGCTGGTCCAGAGATTTGTAGCTGTTGTGAAGGTGTGAATTTCATCCAGGAATTTAGAGGACACAGCAAAGGACAGGATAAATAATTCCTATTctctagaaaagagaaagaggacatACTGAAATGCCACTAGCAAGGCCACTTAAACATCCTGGCCCTTCATCAACACTCAGAGTAGGTAATGAatttcagaaatataaataaatcttctttgccaatttttttctcctgcctctcttcaattctcctgcctcagatagGCAAAAGACCCCATTCGTTTTCTGATGAAATGTTCTCTCtttcagaagagagagagaggtacaTTTAGAAATTATGCTATAAATTGAAGTGAGTGTTCAAAGTATTGTAGAAAGAATATTGTACTCAGTCTTTAGGATTAGATTAAGTGGCTGTTGGTAACAAAGATTAGTGGAGAAGCTGTATAATCGTACactggttttctcttttgaaaggaATCCCTGTCAAATGGTTTGGTGCTTAATGCTGTTAGGTCACATTGCCCTAATCTCTATTTTGGATAAAATTGGATAAGGAGTGGAAGAGTGTGCTGACCACCTGTGTTAGAGGAAGTACAGAAGATGCAGGGGTCTGATATCCCTGGGTCCAGTCCCTCGCCTGGTACCTTTGTCCATGTTGCCTTCATTCCTGAGGAGGTGTCATCCTCAGGGAACCAGCATGGCACCTACCAGGCCAGGCTCTGTTCTTAGAAGCAAGGAGCTTCTTGCCGTTAACAGTTCTGGCCTGAGATCTGGATTGAGCCTTGGCAGACTTCTTGTCTAAATGTTTGCCATGTCAGTCTCATGGCATGTTTGTCATGTCTGTTCTATGGAATTGGGAATCTCCAGGTGACCTAATCCTCATTGGTGGCTTCATGTTTGTTGGTGTCTTCCAAACTCAGTTCCCAGACTAGATTGGTACCTGGAGCCCGGCTACCTACTCAGCATTTCCACTTGGGTGCTTCATAGGCATTTCAAACCTGACgtgtttaaaacacttgattagGCTCTGGTTTCCCTTTGGCTTCCGCTTTTCAGTGAATGGCATGACTGCCTGTGTGggtggcaagccacccaggtgccgaggcaagagactgagggcacaagctgttccagtataataaaatatataaaataagaagagTTATACTAGATCTAGATCATAGACATGATTATATATgagtatcattaatcattagtttgtagcaattgctctttattccaatattataataatactcACTTtacaatcataacctaggaaaaaccaggacatacagagataggagctgaggggacatagtgagaagtggccagaagacaagagtgtgagccttCTCTTATGCctagacagggccaccagagggcttaTTGGTCTAGCAGTAACACCAGTGTCTGGGAAGATGCCTGTTGCCAAGTGGACCATGGTATAGCGGTAGCGTCActgtcaaggaaaaacacccaCTACGTAGCAGACTGGGAAaaggagtctccctttccctgggggagtttagagaagactactcctccacctcttgtggagggcctgacatcagtcaggcctGCCCACAGTTATCTGGAGGCCTAAgtgtctccctgtgatgctgtgcttcagtggtcacactcctagtccactttcatgttccatcctgtataCCTGCCAATGCCTTTTAGATAGCAGgagcaaattagtgaaagtactaaaagtctctgatatgcagaaataatggcataagctgtctctctctctcctctctctgccacagctgccaggcagggaagggccccctgtccagtggacacgtgacccacgtgaccttacctatcatcgGAGATGGttcacactccttaccctgcccctttgtcttatatccaataaatatcagtgcagcctggcattcggggccactactggtctccacatcttggtggtagtggtcccccgggcccaggtgtcttttctttaaaaaaaaaaaaaaaaaaaaaaaaaacaaaccttggAGTAGAAAAAGCCTTTCTATGCATAACCAAAAAAGCAAAAGCCATAAAGAAAGTTTAACAGCTTTACCCAACCCAGATCAGCTCTCATActaacattttccaaattttccatgGTAAGGAATATTAGGGCTGAGTGTCAGGGTTTCTTGCTGTAGGAGAGGGTGGAAGTAAGGGGCTAATTAATAACAGATGTAGGTGGGACCACTGGATATTCAAAGATCTTTGGAAATATATGTGAGATTGGgattc
Proteins encoded in this window:
- the LOC129460253 gene encoding UPF0488 protein C8orf33-like — translated: MKYKDVRTRDSECPLRGLPEIPNTSAVSSKALEFAFFPLLALTFRQRAVWRSRAGGWALYCWRLSVTLVVPPFLQALGHLAGEAAAAPGPGTPCASRRDRLPGQVSSARNPSTACFCPGKPTCSNPDSRAHPLGDEGGAASKKQKNKKKTRNRASVANGGEKASEKPAPEEVPLSAEAQAQQLAQESAWCVEQLELGLKRQKPTPKQKEQAIGAIRTVRSKRTPLPWKRQLMHSLFGDYSAQMEAEWREALQALRAAAYSAQVQPVDGATGKKSRRVCRPRPMWRAKATLDVPDEEFRFNFF